TATTGAATTGTAACCCTACTCTCTGCCGACCTTGAAATATATAACCAACATCACCTTCTACAATTTCACTATAAAAAAGAACGTACACCAAAAACACCAAATTATTCATCTTCACCACAATTTGTGAGTTTTCCCACTAAACAcaatattttctctctttttttctttgccAGTGTAATTGTTGCAAGAATGTCAAcaagatttatatatatagcacCACCAATGTGATTATGCCAAAGAGAATGGCTCCATTAaaatcaaaaattcatttttacgAAGGTGGTGATGCCATTCTCTATGGCACcacctaataaaataataatttcactaaaaaaataaaaaaaatgttaaaaaattttaaacactgGTGACGCCATTCTATATGGTTCTACTAAATAAtgtatcatttttaattttaaattaaaaaaaaacacatttaaaaaatggtAGATTTCACTGGTGGCACCATTCTCTAGGCACCGTcaaataaaatgacatttttttaatttttaaactaaaaaaaattaaaagaatttaaccCTAACACAATAAAATGGTGACGTCATTCTCTATAGCTCCACcaccattatttattttttagcccCTCAATTATTGAAAAGTATTAATATTTTCTTGGTATTTATACTGGTGACGCCATTCTCCATGGCTCCAccaaaaaaaagatttttttattataatagttAACATGACATGTTGGTGGCACCAATCTCTTTGACTCCACCaacttttattattcatttcaaatcatttatgtacataataaaaaaagtgggtcattttcgtaatttaataaaactttaaggtcattttaataaaaacttcaCGAACAAAACTACTAACATTTAactatttaactaaaaaattgattatattaaaaaagcaaaaaaaaagactaaaatggAAAACACGCTTTCACAGTCTCTCTCTAAAATCGTcctatttttccaaaaaaataataaaaaaagacgACTTATTAtgccaaataattttttttagatatttatattttcaaaatcataatttttagatatttataatttcaaaatagtaaaatggGCTATCCAAGTTGCCCGAATTTGATTCGAATGAGTTTgaataagaaatttgaaatgTCGCGCCGCGACCCAAGCCATGTACAGCTCTTGTGCTTCAGTAGTTTCACCAATAAAACCCTGTGCATCAGCCCTCAAGAACCAAATCTCTTAgaaatacaatttcaccaatAATCTCCACAAGAACAGGTTCCATTCTTGAAGTGGTGAAATCGCTGCATATCTCGAACTATGATTTCTCGTCCGGTTACGAGTGAAATGTATTTAGTTGCGGTATGACAGTCGCCACAAACTCTCAGGTTTTTTCTGATATGTATAGGTGTGCCTTGGCTGGTATTCAACAGTCCGAATGCGATTGCTAGCCTCTCACTGTGTGTGCTGTTCAGTTGCTCTTTAACGTCGTCTTCCACATCATGAATCGAACTTGTGTCAGGAGCATAACCGGCAACTTTGATCTTATTTCCTAGCTCCTCGAGGAAAGCATAGATCCTTTTAGACTGAGGGTGGTTTGTGGTTCCAGAGTAGAAACTGTGAACTTCATTTCTCAACTCAACTACACTGCAGCCGGGTGTTTTCTGAAGCCCTTTCTTTTTCATCGTAGTTCGAACTTTGGCTACTTCACCCCACATTGAAGCTGTTGCGTATATGTTAGCAAGCAGTACATGGTATCCACCTTCATCCGGATTTAATGCAAACAGTTTGTTTGCAGCCTTCTCACCTAAATCGACATTTTTATGGATTTTGCAAGCTCCCAACATGGCACCATATACATTAATCCCTGGCTCAATAGGCATCTTTCGAATGAAATTCCAAGCTTCATTTAGTCGACCAGCTCGACCAAGAAGGTCAACCATGGCTCCATAGTGGTCCATACCAGGCTCTATGCCATAATCTCTCTTCATGCTGGTAAAGTAGCTAAGCCCCTCTTCCACCATACCTGCATGGCTGCAAGCAGACAGAACACTTAGGAATGTCACATCATTTGGCTTCATGACGCCCTTTTGCATTTCATTGAACAATTCTAAAGCAGCTTTTCCGAGCCCATGTGTCCCATAGCCATCTATCATAGCATTCCAAGTCGTTACATGCCGCTCATTCATCCTATCGAAAAGCTTCCTGGCAGTGTGAATTGCTCCACACTTTGCATACATGTCAACCAGTGCGGTCATCACGAAAATATCATCATCCAAACAACTTCTAATACAAAATCCATGAATCCACTTTGCTTGCCGTGTAACTGATAATTCCGCCAGAGCAGGAATCACACTCACCATTGTGAACGTATCCGGTCTCATGTTTCTAGAATGCATCTCGTAAAAGTAGTTCAAAGCATCATTAACGCGTCCATTTTGCGCAAAGCCTAAAATCATAGCATTCCAAGAAACAAGGGTCTTACCAcgcaattttttgaaaatatccaCAGCAAGGTCAACTCTCTTACATTTGGAGTACATGGAAATCAAAGAGTTCATAACAGAAACATTGGTACCAAGTTTCAACTTATCCGATAACTTATGAACAAACATTCCT
This genomic stretch from Gossypium raimondii isolate GPD5lz chromosome 6, ASM2569854v1, whole genome shotgun sequence harbors:
- the LOC105772566 gene encoding pentatricopeptide repeat-containing protein At1g11290, chloroplastic, giving the protein MSSQLISSSPTITEIPTPKLHSRSHTLSQRTQIPLHVYKHPAAILLELSTSIKEVYQILPHIIKSNLYTEHLFQTKLLSLFCNHGCIAEAARVFEPIQDKPEVLYYTLLKGYAKYSSLHEALLFFVRMKADNVKPVVYNFTYLLKVCGDKGELRRGKEIHGQLIKNGFSSNVFAMTGVVNVYAKCRQIEEAYKMFDRMPERDLVSWNTIISGFAQNGLAKLALGLVVKMQEEGQRPDSVTLVSILPSVADMGLVKIGRSIHGYVLRAGFEGLVNVNTALVDMYSKCRYIGIGRLVFDGMKRRTMVSWNSMIDGYVRSGYAEEAMAIFEKMLDEGVEPTDVTIMGAARACADLGDLDRGMFVHKLSDKLKLGTNVSVMNSLISMYSKCKRVDLAVDIFKKLRGKTLVSWNAMILGFAQNGRVNDALNYFYEMHSRNMRPDTFTMVSVIPALAELSVTRQAKWIHGFCIRSCLDDDIFVMTALVDMYAKCGAIHTARKLFDRMNERHVTTWNAMIDGYGTHGLGKAALELFNEMQKGVMKPNDVTFLSVLSACSHAGMVEEGLSYFTSMKRDYGIEPGMDHYGAMVDLLGRAGRLNEAWNFIRKMPIEPGINVYGAMLGACKIHKNVDLGEKAANKLFALNPDEGGYHVLLANIYATASMWGEVAKVRTTMKKKGLQKTPGCSVVELRNEVHSFYSGTTNHPQSKRIYAFLEELGNKIKVAGYAPDTSSIHDVEDDVKEQLNSTHSERLAIAFGLLNTSQGTPIHIRKNLRVCGDCHTATKYISLVTGREIIVRDMQRFHHFKNGTCSCGDYW